A portion of the Saccharomyces paradoxus chromosome XV, complete sequence genome contains these proteins:
- the NOP8 gene encoding Nop8p (Nucleolar protein required for 60S ribosomal subunit biogenesis~similar to YOL144W), with amino-acid sequence MNRVIQKRIFVGNIFHDADDCYSELLDRFGKFGDCQDVQFEKHNHFAFIDVKFNDDADFNKLRKSFNNVKFKGNILKVDEAKPNWETTWAVQHAKDLKEDIILKMKMKKKNWQHYKKMENVAKSWKDHKEVIAGRMREAPRKRSQLRNVTFRINVNGSLKVYKCYKTKLWGYERNKELNDLVYKFTNNFWKNGYNHIVDRLDYSRTARTVRFKNGLKQLTVSQVENTGNGEMDSDEHMSEEEKEKNNVILNDLLKGFDFDKPIALNDSDEEPIAQHEEEEVDASKHENVKMEKVPEVNEPEDESTIPQDVSEEKTEHDDDGVDVQEDHEFIPTFTKEIGQGTISNTETLRNLFNPTEAEPVSQFKLIEHSDNDIDHAKDVDVNQLEEKVSKSHNVGLTSPISQISKDKDTKNFLFFPHSQSPFLVGQTQLSKVRATGKETILSNWDEEFWANRGNWTRDMRRKMKDALKHRKRKQSKSGLLL; translated from the coding sequence ATGAATAGAGTGATTCAGAAGAGAATTTTTGTTGGGAATATTTTCCATGACGCAGACGACTGTTATTCGGAACTCCTAGACCGATTTGGTAAATTCGGAGATTGTCAAGATgttcaatttgaaaaacacAACCATTTTGCATTTATTGATGTGAAGTTTAATGATGACGCAGATTTTAACAAGCTCAGAAAGAGCTTTAATAATGTTAAGTTTAAAGGGAACATTTTGAAGGTTGATGAAGCAAAGCCGAATTGGGAAACTACCTGGGCGGTACAACATGCAAAGGATCTCAAGGAAGATATCATActaaagatgaaaatgaaaaaaaagaattggCAACATTataagaaaatggaaaatgtAGCGAAAAGCTGGAAAGATCATAAGGAAGTTATTGCTGGCAGGATGAGGGAGGCACCAAGGAAAAGGAGTCAATTGAGAAACGTTACGTTCAGGATTAATGTCAATGGGTCGTTGAAAGTCTATAAATGTTATAAGACTAAATTATGGGGTTATGAGAGGAACAAAGAATTGAACGACCTTGTGTACAAGTTTACAAATAATTTCTGGAAAAACGGGTATAACCACATTGTTGATAGATTGGATTATAGTCGTACCGCCAGAACTGTtagattcaaaaatggacTGAAACAGCTAACAGTGTCACAAGTTGAAAATACTGGTAATGGGGAGATGGACAGCGATGAACACATgtcagaagaagagaaggagaaaaataatgttaTTCTGAATGACCTACTAAAAGGATTTGATTTCGACAAACCAATAGCGTTGAATGATTCCGACGAGGAGCCCATAGCCCAAcatgaagaagaggaagtaGACGCTTCCAAACATGAGAATGttaaaatggaaaaagtACCCGAGGTAAATGAGCCGGAAGACGAGAGCACCATACCACAAGATGtttcagaagaaaagacaGAACATGACGACGACGGTGTTGACGTGCAGGAGGACCATGAATTTATTCCGACTTTCACCAAGGAAATTGGTCAAGGTACAATAAGCAACACTGAGACGCTGAGAAACCTATTCAACCCCACTGAAGCAGAACCAGTATCACAATTCAAGTTAATTGAACATTCTGATAATGATATTGATCATGCGAAGGATGTTGACGTGAACCAACTGGAGGAAAAAGTAAGTAAATCTCACAATGTAGGTCTCACGTCTCCCATATCACAAATATCCAAAGATAAAGataccaaaaatttcttatttttccCCCATTCACAATCGCCATTTTTAGTGGGGCAAACACAGTTGAGTAAAGTAAGGGCTactggaaaagaaacaatacTATCGAACTGGGATGAGGAGTTCTGGGCTAACAGAGGCAATTGGACTCGTGATATGAGGCGCAAGATGAAAGATGCACTGAAGCACCGTAAGAGGAAACAATCAAAGAGCGGGCTTCTTCTATAG
- the RIB4 gene encoding lumazine synthase RIB4 (Lumazine synthase (DMRL synthase)~similar to YOL143C), with amino-acid sequence MAVKGLGKPDQVYDGSKIRVGIIHARWNRVIIDALVKGAIERMASLGVEEKNIIIETVPGSYELPWGTKRFVDRQAKLGEPLDVVIPIGVLIKGSTMHFEYISDSTTHALMNLQEKVDMPVIFGLLTCMTEEQALARAGIDEAHSMHNHGEDWGAAAVEMAVKFGKNAF; translated from the coding sequence ATGGCAGTTAAAGGACTAGGCAAACCAGATCAAGTATATGACGGTTCCAAAATCAGGGTCGGGATCATTCATGCCCGTTGGAACCGTGTTATTATCGACGCCCTTGTGAAAGGTGCCATTGAAAGAATGGCCTCCCTTGGTGtcgaagaaaagaacataATAATTGAAACTGTTCCTGGATCTTATGAATTACCTTGGGGGACGAAGAGGTTTGTTGACAGACAAGCAAAGTTGGGAGAACCGCTAGATGTTGTAATTCCTATTGGTGTGCTTATCAAAGGTAGTACCATGCACTTTGAATACATTTCAGATTCCACCACTCATGCGTTGATGAACTTACAAGAAAAGGTTGACATGCCCGTCATTTTTGGCCTCTTAACTTGCATGACTGAAGAACAAGCTCTGGCCAGAGCCGGCATCGATGAAGCACACTCCATGCACAACCATGGTGAAGATTGGGGTGCTGCTGCAGTGGAAATGGCTGTTAAGTTCGGTAAAAATGCTTTTTAA
- the RRP40 gene encoding exosome non-catalytic core subunit RRP40 (Exosome non-catalytic core component~similar to YOL142W): MSTFIFPGDSLSVDPTVPVKLGPGIYCDPNSQEIRPVNAGILHVSTKGKSGVQAAYIDYSSKRYIPSVNDFVIGVITGTFSDSYKVSLQNFSSSVSLSYMAFPNASKKNRPTLQVGDLVYARVCTAEKELEAEIECFDSTTGRDAGFGLLEDGMIIDVNLNFARQLLFNNDFPLLKVLAAHAKFEIAIGLNGKIWVKCEELSNTLACYRTITECCQRNDAAAFKDIAKKQFKEVLTVKEE, translated from the coding sequence ATGTCTACGTTCATATTCCCTGGCGACAGCTTATCTGTAGACCCTACTGTACCTGTTAAACTGGGTCCTGGCATATATTGTGACCCCAATAGTCAAGAAATACGACCCGTCAATGCAGGTATATTGCATGTTTCCACCAAGGGTAAGAGTGGTGTGCAGGCCGCATATATAGACTATTCCAGTAAGAGATACATTCCTTCTGTAAACGATTTTGTAATCGGTGTTATTACGGGGACGTTCTCAGATAGTTATAAAGTGTCgttgcaaaatttttcctcCAGTGTTTCACTATCGTATATGGCTTTTCCCAATgcttcaaagaaaaacaggCCAACTTTGCAAGTGGGCGACCTAGTGTATGCAAGAGTTTGTACGGCGGAAAAGGAACTAGAGGCTGAAATAGAATGCTTTGACTCAACTACAGGTCGCGATGCTGGTTTCGGGCTATTGGAAGATGGTATGATCATAGAtgtaaatttgaatttcgCACGCCAGTTGCTTTTTAACAATGACTTTCCGTTATTAAAAGTATTAGCTGCACATGCCAAGTTTGAAATTGCCATTGGTCTCAATGGAAAGATCTGGGTTAAGTGCGAGGAATTATCTAACACTTTAGCTTGTTATAGGACCATAACGGAGTGTTGTCAAAGAAACGACGCCGCAGCGTTCAAGGATATAGcaaaaaaacaattcaaAGAGGTACTTACGGTCAAGGAGGAGTAG
- the PPM2 gene encoding tRNA methyltransferase PPM2 (AdoMet-dependent tRNA methyltransferase~similar to YOL141W), with translation MKNLTAVKQTSKDAKQERRKKYADLAIQGTNNSSIASKRSVELLYLPKLGSANNFQRDKNDKLLEYFKFFVPKKIKRSPCINRGYWLRLFAIRSRLNSIIEQTPQDKKIVVINLGCGYDPLPFQLLDTNNIQSQQYHDRVSFIDIDYSDLLKIKIELIKTIPELSKIIGLFEDNDYVDKSNVDFLTTPNYLARPCNLNDSKMYSILLNECQLYDPNIVKVFIAEVSLAYMKPERSDSIIEESSKMENSHFIILEQLIPNGPFEPFSKQMLAHFKRNDSPLQSVLKYNTIESQIQRFNKLGFAYVNVGDMFQLWESANEVTKNELLKVEPFDELEEFHLFCHHYVLCHATNYKGFTFTQGFLFDRPMFETDLAVDEDYQLLEWECAINRKFGDAAVAGNDVFYMGGSNPYRVNEVLQLSIDHDKMDIKSIEVSSSEVPVPRMCHTFTTLCKNDQLLLIGGRKAPHQGLSDNWIFDIKKKEWSMIQSLSKTRFRHSACNLPDGNVLILGGVTEGPVMLLYNVTKKVFRDVTPKHGFFQKSLVSAGLAFDFVSNQGVILGGGYMDQTTVSDKAIIFKYNPEDVIEPITVVKKLQHPLFQRYGSQIKYITPKKLLIVGGTSPSRLFDQTNSIISLDPQSETLTSIPISRRIWEDHSLMLAGFNLVTTATGIIHIIGGGATCYGFGSVTNLGLRLIANTKERSCLDSNGCQLAM, from the coding sequence ATGAAGAATTTAACTGCTGTAAAGCAAACAAGCAAGGATGCCAAGCAAGAAAGACGCAAAAAGTACGCTGATTTGGCCATCCAAGGTACAAATAATTCCTCAATTGCTTCCAAAAGGTCAGTGGAGTTACTCTATTTGCCTAAACTGGGTTCAGCCaataattttcaaagagataaaaatgacaaactgttggaatatttcaaatttttcgttcctaagaaaattaaaagatCCCCCTGTATTAATAGAGGCTATTGGTTGAGGCTATTTGCCATCAGGTCAAGATTGAACTCCATCATTGAACAAACGCCacaagataaaaaaatagttgTTATTAACCTTGGGTGCGGGTATGATCCACTGCCATTCCAACTATTAGATACCAATAACATCCAAAGTCAGCAATATCATGACCgtgtttcttttattgatattgattACTCtgatttattgaaaattaAAATCGAGTTGATCAAGACTATACCTGAACTTTCGAAAATCATTGGTCTCTTTGAAGATAATGATTATGTTGATAAAAGTAATGTTGATTTTTTAACTACTCCAAACTATCTCGCCAGACCGTGCAACTTGAACGATTCTAAAATGTATAGTATACTACTAAATGAGTGTCAATTATACGATCCAAACATCGTTAAGGTATTTATTGCTGAAGTATCACTGGCGTATATGAAACCAGAGCGTTCTGATAGTATCATTGAGGAATCTTCTAAGATGGAGAATAGTcatttcattattcttGAGCAGCTGATTCCAAATGGACCATTTGAGCCCTTTTCTAAGCAGATGCTGGCGCATTTCAAGAGAAACGACTCTCCACTACAGTCTGTACTAAAGTACAATACCATTGAGTCACAGATTCAACGATTTAATAAATTAGGTTTCGCTTACGTTAACGTGGGTGATATGTTTCAACTGTGGGAAAGTGCAAATGAGGTGACCAAGAATGAACTTCTGAAGGTAGAACCTTTTGACGAACTAGAGGAGTTCCATTTATTCTGCCATCATTATGTTTTATGTCACGCTACAAACTATAAAGGATTCACATTTACTCAAGGGTTCCTGTTTGACAGACCGATGTTCGAGACTGATTTAGCTGTGGATGAAGACTATCAGCTTCTAGAATGGGAGTGCGCTATTAATAGAAAATTTGGCGATGCAGCCGTCGCTGGGAATGACGTGTTTTACATGGGAGGTAGTAACCCATACAGAGTGAACGAAGTATTGCAATTAAGTATAGATCACGATAAAATGGATATAAAGAGTATAGAAGTAAGCAGTAGTGAGGTCCCCGTGCCAAGAATGTGTCACACTTTTACGACCCTTTGTAAAAATGACCAGCTGCTACTTATTGGTGGCAGGAAGGCGCCCCACCAAGGTCTCTCTGATAATTGGATATTcgatataaaaaaaaaagagtgGTCGATGATTCAGAGTTTATCAAAAACGAGATTTAGACATAGCGCATGTAACTTGCCAGATGGCAACGTCCTGATCCTTGGCGGGGTTACAGAGGGGCCTGTCATGTTGCTGTACAATGTCACCAAAAAAGTCTTCAGAGATGTAACACCGAAACATggattctttcaaaagtcACTAGTATCAGCAGGCCTGGcatttgattttgtttcCAATCAAGGCGTTATATTGGGTGGGGGATATATGGATCAAACAACTGTCTCGGATAAGGCgatcattttcaaatacAATCCGGAGGATGTCATTGAACCAATTACGGTTGTCAAAAAGCTCCAGCATCCATTGTTTCAACGTTATGGCTCCCAGATTAAATATATTACTCCAAAAAAGCTATTGATAGTCGGTGGAACAAGTCCTTCAAGGCTATTTGACCAGACTAACTCTATAATTAGCCTTGACCCCCAGAGTGAGACGCTAACGTCCATTCCCATCTCAAGGCGCATTTGGGAGGACCACTCCCTGATGCTTGCGGGATTCAATTTGGTTACCACTGCTACGGGAATCATACATATTATCGGAGGTGGTGCCACTTGCTATGGATTTGGATCAGTGACTAACTTGGGTCTCAGGCTCATAGCAAACACGAAAGAACGCTCCTGTCTGGATTCGAATGGTTGCCAGCTCGCTATGTGA
- the ARG8 gene encoding acetylornithine transaminase (Acetylornithine aminotransferase~similar to YOL140W) yields the protein MFKRYLSSTSSKRFTSILEEKAFQVTTYSRPEDLCVTRGKNAKLYDDVNGKEYIDFTAGIAVTALGHANPKVAEIMHHQANKLVHSSNLYFTKECLDLSEKIVEKTKQFGGQHDASKVFLCNSGTEANEAALKFAKKHGIMKSPSKQGIVAFENSFHGRTMGALSVTWNSKYRTPFGDLVPNVSFLNLNDELTKLQSYISTKKDEIAGLIVEPIQGEGGVFPVEIEKLTALKKICEDNDVIVIHDEIQCGLGRSGKLWAHAYLPSEAHPDIFTSAKALGNGFPIAATIVNEKVNNALRVGDHGTTYGGNPLACSVSSYVLDTVADESFLKQVSNKSDILKKRLREIQAKYPNQIKTIRGKGLMLGAEFVEPPTEVIKKARELGLLIITAGKSTVRFVPALTIEDELIEEGMDAFEKAIEAVYA from the coding sequence ATGTTTAAAAGATATTTATCCAGTACGTCATCGAAAAGGTTTACAAGCAttttagaagaaaaggcCTTTCAAGTGACCACTTATTCTAGACCTGAAGATCTATGTGTGACTAGAGGTAAAAATGCGAAGCTGTATGATGATGTGAATGGTAAGGAATATATCGATTTTACTGCAGGTATTGCTGTGACCGCATTAGGCCATGCAAATCCTAAGGTGGCAGAAATCATGCACCACCAGGCAAACAAGCTGGTTCATTCTTCCAACCTTTACTTTACCAAGGAGTGTTTGGATTtgagtgaaaaaattgtagAAAAGACCAAGCAATTCGGTGGTCAACACGATGCCTCAAAAGTATTTTTATGTAATTCGGGTACGGAAGCAAATGAAGCTGCTTTGAAGTTTGCGAAGAAGCATGGTATCATGAAAAGTCCCAGTAAACAAGGGATTGTTGCATTCGAGAACTCCTTCCATGGTCGTACTATGGGTGCTTTATCTGTTACTTGGAATAGTAAATATAGAACTCCTTTTGGTGATTTGGTTCCCAATGTCTcattcttgaatttgaatGACGAATTGACCAAACTGCAAAGTTATATTTCCACCAAAAAGGATGAGATTGCTGGTTTAATTGTCGAGCCCATACAAGGTGAGGGTGGGGTTTTTCCAGtagaaattgaaaagcTAACCgcattgaagaaaatatgtgAGGATAATGATGTTATTGTTATACATGATGAGATTCAATGTGGTTTAGGACGTTCAGGTAAGCTATGGGCTCATGCTTATTTACCAAGTGAGGCTCATCCAGATATTTTTACATCTGCCAAAGCGTTAGGTAATGGGTTTCCCATTGCCGCCACCATCGTCAATGAGAAGGTTAATAATGCTTTGAGAGTTGGTGACCATGGTACCACGTATGGTGGTAATCCGTTGGCCTGTTCTGTAAGCAGCTATGTTTTGGATACCGTAGCAGACgaatcttttttgaaacagGTCTCTAACAAGAGTGATATCTTAAAAAAGCGTTTGCGCGAGATTCAAGCCAAATACCCAAATCAAATAAAGACTATTAGAGGAAAAGGTTTGATGCTTGGTGCTGAATTTGTCGAGCCACCCACCGAGGTCATCAAAAAGGCCAGAGAATTGGGACTTTTGATCATTACGGCCGGTAAGAGTACCGTTAGATTCGTTCCTGCTTTAACCATTGAAGATGAACTTATCGAAGAAGGGATGGatgcttttgaaaaagccATTGAAGCTGTCTACGCTTAG
- the CDC33 gene encoding translation initiation factor eIF4E (mRNA cap binding protein and translation initiation factor eIF4E~similar to YOL139C) — protein MSVEEVSKKFEENVSVDDTTATPKTVLSDSAHFDVKHPLNTKWTLWYTKPAVDKSESWSDLLRPVTSFQTVEEFWAIIQNIPEPHELPLKSDYHVFRNDVRPEWEDEANAKGGKWSFQLRGKGADIDELWLRTLLAVIGETIDEDDSQINGVVLSIRKGGNKFALWTKSEDKEPLLRIGGKFKQVLKLTDDGHLEFFPHSSANGRHPQPSITL, from the coding sequence atgtcTGTTGAAGAAGTTAGCAAGAagtttgaagaaaacgtcTCAGTCGATGATACCACAGCTACTCCTAAGACTGTTTTAAGTGACAGTGCTCACTTCGATGTCAAGCACCCATTGAACACCAAATGGACTTTATGGTACACAAAGCCAGCCGTTGATAAATCTGAATCGTGGTCTGATCTATTACGTCCTGTGACTTCATTCCAAACTGTTGAAGAATTCTGGGCTatcattcaaaatattcctGAGCCACATGAACTACCATTGAAATCAGATTACCATGTTTTCCGTAATGACGTTAGACCTGAATGGGAAGATGAAGCCAACGCCAAAGGTGGTAAATGGTCTTTCCAACTTAGAGGCAAAGGTGCTGATATTGACGAATTATGGCTAAGAACTTTACTAGCAGTTATTGGTGAAACcattgatgaagacgacTCCCAAATTAATGGTGTCGTTTTAAGCATTAGAAAAGGTGGTAACAAGTTTGCCTTATGGACCAAATCTGAAGATAAAGAACCACTCTTGAGAATTGGTGGTAAATTCAAGCAAGTTTTAAAATTAACCGATGACGGGCATTTGGAATTCTTTCCACATTCCAGTGCCAATGGTAGACACCCTCAACCATCAATCACCTTGTAA